One window from the genome of Brachyspira hampsonii encodes:
- a CDS encoding lysylphosphatidylglycerol synthase transmembrane domain-containing protein translates to MNKKHKTIIQVVIGIAISIICLYFAFRGINIKESIEIVKNINVVYFIISLILSIVIIVLRGLRWECFIPLKKPIKKRTVIMATYIGYMGNNILPAKLGEVARAYILGIKENVSKSALIASVVTERLFDVITGGIILTISVIFIPNLPQTVTYAAIALFVLSIIGFLVLMFLVWQREFAHKVFHKIFGILPKNIGDKLIEFSCNFIDGIGFKNDAKHIFLIFLYTFIYLIGQMLTIGFLMMAFNIKTSPIIALFTFAIGGFGFAVPSAPSGIGPFEWAIIFGLSLIGVEKNIAAPYALVYHIMGIVPIVIIGFIFLFIMGVDLKTATKSDNEEENKENKA, encoded by the coding sequence ATGAATAAAAAACATAAAACTATTATACAGGTAGTTATAGGAATTGCCATAAGCATAATATGTTTATATTTTGCTTTTAGAGGAATTAATATAAAAGAATCTATAGAAATAGTAAAAAACATTAATGTAGTATATTTTATTATTTCCTTAATATTAAGTATAGTTATTATAGTATTAAGAGGTTTAAGATGGGAATGTTTTATTCCTTTAAAAAAGCCTATTAAAAAAAGAACTGTAATTATGGCAACTTATATTGGTTATATGGGAAATAACATACTTCCTGCTAAACTTGGCGAGGTGGCTCGTGCTTATATTTTGGGTATTAAAGAAAATGTAAGTAAGTCAGCATTAATCGCTTCAGTAGTTACTGAAAGACTTTTTGATGTTATAACAGGTGGCATTATATTAACCATATCTGTAATATTTATTCCCAACTTACCTCAGACAGTTACTTATGCTGCCATAGCTTTATTTGTTTTATCAATAATTGGCTTTTTGGTATTAATGTTTCTAGTATGGCAGAGAGAATTTGCCCATAAGGTTTTTCATAAAATTTTTGGAATACTTCCTAAAAATATAGGAGATAAATTAATTGAGTTTTCATGCAATTTTATAGACGGAATAGGATTTAAAAATGATGCCAAACATATATTTTTAATATTTCTCTATACTTTTATTTATCTTATAGGTCAAATGCTTACTATAGGATTTCTGATGATGGCTTTTAATATTAAAACTAGTCCCATAATAGCATTATTTACTTTTGCTATAGGAGGATTCGGTTTTGCAGTACCTTCTGCCCCATCAGGAATAGGACCTTTTGAATGGGCTATAATATTCGGACTTTCTCTTATAGGTGTAGAAAAAAATATAGCAGCTCCTTATGCTCTTGTATATCATATAATGGGAATTGTACCTATAGTGATAATAGGATTTATATTCTTATTTATTATGGGAGTAGATTTAAAAACTGCTACTAAATCTGATAATGAAGAAGAAAACAAAGAGAATAAGGCATAA
- a CDS encoding DUF5312 family protein: MNFFDYIRYNLFNIRTPELVEKMRMEEYSDRISKQKYNFVDLKTKSLTVTCAKFIFEMYKVVGPLLNPLKEEFIVKDGKQFSYYLIEVSFSDEMKELYSTLNRDYMMSKIGEGQNPNNVFTEVKNNFVKFKKFISGESGKEMNLTFNLLKDFAQLSNFDFFLFLRAFCPSFVDGAYNSNPQFKPSSNMQVVDDLVKLDYAVNSIVIRKELLSALNIFQQYLGMPPIPEKNIKSFLARVKYLQTPDIMHDIIVYLLKDFTYKCSINPSNVNIFVNYITDLTNNLKKDMDSIVAEIKSSKIAGMRNKLFNGIEILKMSNVNEEKNEQLEKFDCPIFTCVEPLQYIKTFIIEIFDINYKDPLNDMFLGAEFVSKDRNSQGLDAFYILNDVREAIQKFDTMLSPESENFKRLKTWIISKNKANANKDLIETMVNKIDTEGNKIILSVYNSVIDLTTIVKNIFDDCKNNTKQEISNANKVQYLPKFNLDIAQNMLDDFDNFITLMKNFVR; encoded by the coding sequence GTGAATTTTTTTGATTATATAAGATACAATTTATTCAATATAAGAACTCCTGAATTAGTGGAAAAAATGCGTATGGAGGAGTATTCTGACAGAATATCAAAACAAAAATATAATTTTGTGGATTTAAAAACTAAATCATTAACTGTTACTTGTGCAAAATTTATATTTGAAATGTATAAAGTAGTAGGTCCTTTACTTAATCCTTTAAAAGAGGAATTTATAGTAAAAGATGGAAAACAATTTTCGTATTATTTAATAGAAGTATCTTTTAGTGATGAGATGAAAGAATTATATTCTACATTAAATAGAGATTATATGATGTCCAAGATAGGAGAAGGACAAAATCCTAATAATGTATTTACTGAAGTAAAAAACAATTTTGTAAAATTCAAAAAATTTATAAGCGGAGAAAGCGGAAAGGAAATGAATTTAACTTTCAACTTGCTTAAAGATTTTGCACAATTATCAAATTTTGATTTCTTTCTCTTTTTGAGAGCTTTTTGTCCATCTTTTGTAGATGGTGCATACAATTCTAATCCTCAATTTAAACCTAGTTCAAATATGCAGGTAGTTGATGATTTGGTGAAATTGGATTATGCTGTAAACTCAATAGTAATAAGAAAAGAATTATTATCTGCTTTAAATATTTTTCAGCAATATTTAGGAATGCCTCCTATACCTGAAAAAAATATCAAATCATTTTTAGCGAGAGTTAAATATCTTCAGACGCCTGATATAATGCATGATATTATAGTTTATTTGCTTAAAGATTTTACTTATAAATGCAGTATTAATCCTTCTAATGTTAATATATTTGTAAATTATATAACAGATTTGACAAATAATTTAAAGAAAGATATGGATAGTATAGTTGCTGAAATTAAGAGCAGTAAAATTGCAGGAATGAGGAATAAGCTATTTAATGGTATAGAAATATTAAAAATGTCTAATGTTAATGAAGAAAAAAATGAGCAGCTTGAAAAATTTGACTGTCCTATATTTACATGTGTAGAGCCGCTTCAGTATATAAAAACATTCATTATAGAAATATTTGATATCAATTATAAAGATCCGCTTAATGATATGTTTTTAGGGGCTGAATTTGTAAGCAAAGACAGAAACTCTCAGGGACTTGATGCTTTCTATATATTAAATGATGTTAGAGAAGCTATACAAAAATTTGATACTATGCTAAGTCCTGAATCCGAAAACTTCAAGCGTTTAAAAACTTGGATAATATCAAAAAATAAAGCAAATGCTAATAAAGATTTAATAGAAACTATGGTAAATAAAATTGATACTGAAGGAAATAAAATAATTTTAAGCGTTTATAACTCTGTAATAGATTTAACTACTATAGTAAAAAATATCTTTGATGACTGTAAAAATAATACTAAGCAGGAAATTAGTAATGCAAATAAGGTTCAGTACTTACCTAAATTTAATCTTGATATAGCTCAAAACATGCTTGATGATTTTGACAATTTTATAACACTTATGAAAAACTTTGTAAGATGA
- a CDS encoding tetratricopeptide repeat protein, whose protein sequence is MAGKYDKQLDKYNNILSKKPNDPYAMAMLARIAFKENRMDDAENYYSTILLKTPKYAEALYMMGFINMKKNKYNTSVNYFNQLLKTGKKNAFIYEYLSIMDKKNRKEYLEKALELSKNIKIKSKDYKRCSYIAFQSYAWKEYDISLEYAVLAYDAKPTNDIINLLGCIYHHNGDYDKALSLFHEVNANYESKNPYVLCNISSCYNKKNSNKMAIRYLEKALEVNNNDKVIYYTIGSIYASTGNKKLAIQNFEQALKLNENYEEAKKALEAIKE, encoded by the coding sequence ATGGCAGGTAAATATGATAAGCAATTAGATAAATATAATAACATTTTATCAAAAAAACCAAATGATCCTTATGCTATGGCTATGTTAGCTAGAATAGCTTTTAAAGAAAATAGAATGGATGATGCCGAAAACTATTACAGCACCATTCTGCTTAAAACACCTAAATATGCAGAAGCACTATATATGATGGGATTCATCAATATGAAAAAAAATAAATATAATACTTCTGTAAATTATTTTAATCAACTTTTGAAAACCGGTAAAAAAAATGCTTTTATATATGAATACTTATCTATAATGGATAAAAAAAATAGAAAGGAATATTTAGAAAAAGCATTGGAATTATCAAAAAATATTAAAATAAAATCTAAAGACTATAAAAGATGCTCATATATTGCTTTTCAGTCTTATGCTTGGAAAGAATATGATATATCTTTAGAATATGCCGTTTTAGCTTATGATGCAAAGCCTACAAATGATATAATCAATCTATTAGGCTGTATATATCATCATAATGGAGATTATGATAAAGCTCTTTCTCTTTTTCATGAAGTTAATGCAAATTATGAAAGTAAGAATCCTTATGTATTATGTAATATATCTTCATGCTATAATAAAAAAAATAGTAATAAAATGGCTATAAGATATTTAGAAAAAGCATTGGAAGTAAATAATAATGATAAAGTAATATACTATACTATAGGCTCTATATATGCTTCAACAGGAAATAAAAAATTAGCCATTCAAAATTTTGAACAGGCTTTAAAACTTAATGAAAATTATGAAGAAGCAAAAAAGGCTTTGGAGGCTATTAAAGAATAA